CACTGCTCGTTCTGGGCGGACAACTTCGACGACAACGTCGTGCACCTGGCCCACCGGGACGTCACGATGGTCGCGATCTCGCGCGCACCGTATCGCAAGCTCGCGGCCTACAAGAAGCGGATGGGCTGGAGCTTCAGATGGCTCTCGTCGTCCGGCACCGACTTCAATTTCGACTACCAGGCCTCGTTCCGGCCGGCAGACCTGGCCAAGAGGCGCGCGTTGTACAACTTCAAGGTGCAAGATCCGGGCTTCTCGGACCGCGAGGGGGTGAGCGTCTTCGTCAAAGGTCCGCGAGGCGCCGTTTTTCATACCTACTCGACGTACGCCCGCGGCATCGACATGCTGAATACCGCCTACCACTACCTCGATCTCGTACCGAAGGGCCGCGATGAAGCCGGCCACGCCTTTTCGCAGTTCTGGGTTCGGCGGCACGACGAATACGACCGGCGGACCGGCCGGCGATAGGAGGGCGCGATGTCGGAACCGCACCGCGTCATGTCCCGCGAGATGAGTACGGCCGACAACTGGCAGGGCAGCGCCGGGCCGGCCCTCGCGGGTCTCGCCGGCGTCGCCGGCGCCGCGTGGATCTACCTGGCCACCGGCGCCGGGCTGGGCTCAGCTATGCGCGGGACGGACATGGCCGGCGGCGGCATGATGCCGATGGCGCCGGCCTGGACACCCGGCTACGCGGTGGTGATGCTCAGTATGTGGATCGTCATGATGACCGCGATGATGCTGCCGACTTCGACGTTCGCCGTGCTCAGGGTTGCCGGCCGGGCAGGCATCGAGCGCGCGGCGGGGTTCGCGGCCGGCTACCTCGCGATCTGGGCGGGGTTCGGCGCCGCGGCAGCCTCGCTCCAATGGGCGCTCGACTCGGCGCATCTTCTCTCGGGGGCGATGGCGCTCCAAAATGCGGCGCTCGCCGGCCTCGTGACGGCGGCCGTCGGAGTGTACCAGTTGACCCCGCTCAAGCGCGCGTGCCTGGAGCGCTGCCGCGCGCTGGACGGTTGTCTGGCGAGGGTCGAGGCCCGGCGGCCGTGGGGCTCGGTGGGGTCCGGGCTCCATTACGGCGTCTCGTGTCTCGGCTGCTGCGCAGCGTTGATGGGCCTGCTGTTTGTCGGCGGCCTGATGAGTATCCCGTGGGTGGCCGCGATCGCGGTCTGGGTGCTGGCCGAAAAAACCCTGCCCTGGGGCGGCCGCGTCGCGCGGCTCGGCGGGGCCGGGCTCATTGCTGCGGGGGCTGTGGCGTTCGCGATCGCTCTGGCCCACGCGTGAGCAGGAGGAGAGCAACAATGACTACGCACAAGACCGGCACACGTGAAGAGTGGCTGGCGGCCCGGCTGGATCTGCTCGGGGCCGAGAAAGAGCTGACGCGACGCAGCGACGAGGTGGCCCGGCGGCGGCAGGAGCTGCCCTGGGTTCGAATCGACAAGGAGTACCGTTTCGAGACCGACGACGGCACCGCGTCCCTCGCCGATCTCTTCAGGGGACGGTCGCAGCTGCTCATTTATCACTTCATGTTCGGCCCCGACTACACGGGCGGGTGTCCGTCCTGCTCATCGATCGCGGACGGGTTCGGCGGCTTCGTCATCCATCTGGCCAACCACGATGTGACGCTCGCGGCGGTGTCGCGGGCGCCGCTCGCAAAGCTGCAGGCGTACAAGCGGCGGATGGGGTGGGCGTTCCCCTGGGCGTCCTCACTGGGCAGCGACTTCAACTTCGACTTCAAGGTCGAGGTCACCGAAGAGCAACAGCGCGAGGGACGCATCGAATACAACTACCGGCGTGAGGCGCCGGCACGCGAACCGCTCGCAGGGAAGACCGTTCGACAGTGGGAGTCGCCGGTCGCGAAGGTCGCCGCCATGACCGGGACCGACGTGGCCACGTACACGCGCGAGAGGCCGGGCATGAGCGCGTTCGCGCTCGAGGACGGCGTCGTCTATCACACCTATTCCACGTATGCGCGCGGACTGGACGGCCTCTGGGGCATGTACCAGTGGCTCGACCGCGCCCCCAAGGGCCGCAACGAGTCCGGCATCTGGTTTCGCCGCCACGACGAGTACCCGTCGTGATCCGCAGGGGACCGCGAGACGACAAGGAGTGGTGCGTAGATGGATGATCGTGTACTGATCCAGCAGCAGTTGGGCGCGAGCCGCGGGATTCTCAAGCACAGCGTAGGGGACATTTCCGACGATGAGGCGCGCCGGATCTCGATTCCAACGTTATCTCCGATCATCTGGCAGGTGGGGCACCTCGCGGTGACCAACGTGGGCTTCGTCAAGCGGGCGGGCATCGAGCCGATTCCGTCGCTTCCCGCGACGTACCGCGGTCTCTTCGAGGGGGGGACCGGCGGCGCGGCGGACTACCCGCCGCTCGAGGCAATTATGCGCGTGTTCGACGACACGCACGAGGCCCTGCTCGGCGCGGTTGCCGCGGCCGACTTGGACGCCGCAAACGAAGGACCAAGGGGAGTTTGGAACAGCGTGGGCGAGTTGTTCGCCTTTTCCGTCAACCACCGCTGGTACCACATCGGCAAAATCAATTCGCTGCGCGCGCTGCTCGGAAAACCCCGGCTGTTTGGATAGCCCGCGTTCGCGGGCTCCGCGCAGGGGCTACGCGCGGCGCGCCGGCTCGGCGCCGTTCCACGCTCGGATCAGCGGCGGAATCTCGTCCAGGCGCGTGACGGTGGCGGTCGGCCGGGCCCGCGCCGCGTACCGCGGATTGTCCGGGTTGGGTTCGATGTCGACGAGGATCGAGCGCATGCCCACGGTGTTCGCGCCGAGGATGTCGGCGCCGAGGGTGTCCCCGATCATCACCGCGGCGTCCGGCTCGATCTTCCAGCCTTCCAGTACGTGCCGGAAGATGCCGGCGTGCGGCTTTGGGCGGCCGAAGCCCATCGAGGTGACGATCGGGTCGAAGTAGCGGTCGATACCGTGCCGCCGCGCGATGTCGACCACCAGCCGGTGGCTCGTGGCGTTGCTGATCATGCCGAGCCGCAGCCCCATTCCGGCGAGCGCCTCGAGCGTCTCTGCCGCCGACGGATAGAGCCTGCTCATCGTGACCTCCGGCTCAAAGAAGACCGCTTCGGCCTGGGACAGCGTCAGGTCGGTGGCGTCGAGCCCGACCGCGGCGAACGCCTCGGCAAACGAGGCCGTCGCGGCGACCTCGACCAGTTCTGCTTCCGAGCGCTTCCAGCCGGCGAGCCGGATGTCGAGCAGGCGCGCGGCGAACGTCTCCGGGTCGCCGCAGCCGCAGTCGGAGGCGGCGAAGGACGCGAGCGCGGCGCACTTCACGCGTTCGAGCTCGAGGCCGGTGCGCCGGATGAGCGTGCTGCCGAGGTCGAAGATCGCGCCGCGGATCATGCGCGTCTCGTACGCTGCCGGAGGGGAACCGTCCTTTGTCCCCGAATACGGCGGCGCATCCCATGACCTCGGTTCCTCCACGTTCGTCCCGGCGGCGGCTTCGCGTCGCCGTATTATTTGGCGGTCCGTCCGCGGAGCGCCAGGTTTCGTTGTGGAGCGGCGAGCGGGTGCTGGGGTCGCTCGATCCGGCGACGTACGACGCGCTGCCGGTCGAGATCACGGCCGAGGGGAAGTGGCTGCCGCGGCCCGATCTGTTGAAGCTGCCCGCGCCCGCCCCGGATCCGTCCGCCGCACCCGCCGGCCGTGCGCTGTCGCCGGTGCCGTCGCTCGGCGCGGCCTCTCACCACATCGACGAGGTCGTGCGCGAAGGCGAGATCGACGTGGTCTTCGTCGCGCTCCACGGACCGTACGGTGAGGACGGCACCGTCCAGGGCCTGCTCGAGCTGCTCGGCCTTCCGTACACCGGTTCCGGCGTGCTCGCGAGCGCCTTGGCGATGGACAAGCTTCGCAGCCGGCAGGTGCTGCAGGCGAGCGGCCTGCCGGTGCCGGCGTGGATTCTGCTCGACGGCGAGCGGTGGCCGGCCGTCCGCGAGGAGTTTGCGGCCCGCGTCGCGCGCGATCTCGGGTATCCCTGCGTCGTCAAGCCCAACGCGCAGGGGTCCAGCATCGGGGTGACGATCGTGCGCGAGGAATCCGCGCTCGATGCCGCGGTCGAAGAGGCGCTCGCGTACGGCAACGTGGTGCTGGTGGAAGAGTATCTGCGCGGCACGGAGTTGACGTGCGGCATCCTCGAAGACGCGGACACCGGCGTCCCGCAGGCCCTTCCCGTCATCGAGATCGTCCCGAAGCGCGAGTTCTTCACGTACGAGGCGAAGTATCAGGGCGCGTCCGAAGAGATCTGTCCGGCGCGCATCTCCGGGGCGGCCGCGGCGAAGGCGCAGGACCTGGCGCTGCGCGCCCATCAGGTGCTCGGCTGCGAGGGGTTCTCGCGCGTGGATCTGTTCCTGTCCGGCACCGACGTCGTCGTGCTGGAGGTCAACACCATCCCGGGACTGACCGAGGGCAGCCTGATCCCGCTCGCCGCGCGCGCCGCGGGGATCGAGTATGCGGAGCTGCTGCACCGGATGATCGCCGCGGCCCTGCGCCGCGACCGCGCGCGCCGGCGCACCCGGCCCGCCGGCGGCCACGATCGTCCGGCCGGCGGAACCTGATCGTGGCGCGTCTCCGCCGCGACGAATACGTGCGCTCGCACGCGCTGGGGAACGACTATCTCGTCGTCGATCCCCGCACGTTCTCGGTGCGGCTGACGCCCGAGCGGATCCGCGAGATCTGCGACCGCCACCAGGGCGTCGGGTCGGACGGGATCCTGACGCTCGAGCGCAGCCGGCGGGCGGACGTCGGCCTCCGGATCTTCAATCCGGACGGCAGCGAGGCCGAGAAGAGCGGCAACGGCATCCGGATCTTCGCGAAGTGCCTGTGGGATCACGGCTATCTGCGCCGCCGTGCGTTCTCGATCGAGACGAAGGGCGGGATCGTCGGGGTGACCCTCGACGTGCGCGGCCGCGCCGTCCGGTCGATCACCGCGGAGATGGGGCGGGCGACGTTCCGCAGCGGGGAGATTCCCGCGACGGGGCCGGATCGCGAGATCGTCGGCGAGCCGGTCGAGGCCGCGGGCGAGCGGCTCCTGATCACCGCGGTGTCGGTCGGCAACCCGCACTGCGTCGTGTTCGTCGACGATCCGGCGGCGGTCGATCTGCCCCGCCTCGGGCCGGCCTTGGAGCATCATCCGATGTTTCCGAACCGCATCAACGTCCAGTTCGTGCGCGTGGACTCGCCCCGCAAGGTCACGATCCGGATCTGGGAGCGCGGCGCCGGCGAGACGATGGCGTCCGGCAGCAGCTCGAGCGCGGTCGCCGCGGCCTGCGTCCGGCAGGGTCGCACCGGACGCGACCTGGCGGTGCACAGTCCCGGCGGGGTGCTCCGCGTGGAAGTGGGCGCGGACTACGCGCTGCGGCTCACGGGGCCCGTCGAAGAGGTCTCGCGCGGGACGCTGAGCCCGGACCTGCTGAGCCGGCTCCGGCGCGGGCGTTCACGACCATAGCCGCCGGGTGGAGGTGACGTGATGGCGCGCATTCTGTACACGGTCCTCGACGGGCTCGGGGATCGGCCGGTCCCGGCGCTCGGGAACCGCACCCCGCTCGAGGCGGCGGCCGTGCCGTTTCTCGGGGCCCTGACACTCGACGGTCGCACGGGCTTGGTGCAGACGGTCGGCAAGGGAATCGCGCCGGAATCGGACGTCGCGGTGATGGCGATCCTCGGCTACGATCCATTTAAGTACCACACCGGCCGGGGGGTCTTCGAGGTGGTGGGCTCGGGGATGCGCTTTGCCGACGGAGACCTCGCGCTGCGCGGCAACTTCGCCACGGGCGGCGAGGGCCGGACGATCGTGGACCGGCGCGCCGGCCGCAATCTCACGACGGACGAGGCGCACGCGCTCGCGGATGCCGTGACCCGCGGGGTGCGGTTCTCGGCCGCGCCGGCCGAGGTTGAGGTGCGCGGCAGCGTCGCCCATCGGGCCGCGGTGGTGATGCGGCGCCGCGGCGGCCGCCTGTCGGCCAAGATCTCCAACACCGATCCGGCCTATGCCCGCGTCGAGGGTCTCGGGGTCGCGCGGGAGCACGCCGGCAACGAGGTCGAGGTCTGCGAGCCGCTCGACGAGAGCGAGGAGGCCAAGGTGGCCGCCGCGCTCGTCAACGAGTTCACGGAGCAGGCGCGGCGGATCCTCGACGCGCATCCGGTCAACGCGCGCCGCCGGGCGGACGGCAAACCGCCGGCCAACCTGATCCTCGTCCGCGACGCCGGGGATCACGCGCCGCAGCTGCCGCCGATCGCGGAGCGGTTCGGGGTGCGGTTCGGCTGTTTCGTGGAGATGCCGGTCGAGCGCGGCATCGCGGAACTGACCGGGATGCAGGTGATTCCGGTGCCGCCGAGCGGCGAGGACAAGGAACGGGTCTACCGAGAGTGGGCGCAGACCGCCGCGCGGGAGTACAAGAACTTCGACGGCCTCTACATGCACCTCAAGGGGCCCGACGAGCCTGGACACGACGGCCTGGCCGACGCGAAGCGCGCCGTGATCGAGCTGATCGACCGCGCGTTCTTCGGGACGCTCTTGGAGCACGTGCCGCTCGACGATGTCGTGATCGCGGTGACCGCCGACCACGCGACGCCGGTCACGCTCGGCAGGCACTCCGACGATCCGGTGCCGCTGCTCGTCGCGGGCGACGGTATCGAACCCGACGGGACGCGCGTCTTCAACGAGAAAGCCTGCGCGAAGGGCGCGCTCGGCACCCTCAAGGGGACCGATCTGATGCCGCTGTTCGTGCGGTTGGCGCGCGGCGGCGCCTAGGGGCTGCGAGCGGGTGCGATCAGGCGCGCTCCGCCAGCACCACGCACTCGACGTGATAGGTGTGGGGGAAGAGGTCGAGCGGCTGCGCATGCCGCACGACGTAGCCCTCGGCGATAAGCTCCCGGAGGTCCGGGGCGAGCGTCGTCGGGTTGCACGACACGTAGACGATCCGGGGCGCGCCCGCGGCGGCGATCTTGCGCATCACCCGGCCGCCCGCGCCGGAGCGCGGCGGATCGAGGATCAGCACGTCGGGCCGCCCGGCCCGTTCCACCAAGGCCGGTAACGCCAGCCGCACGTCGCCGCTCGCGAACTCCGCGTTGGCGATCCGGTTCAGGACGGCGTTGTCGCGGGCGGCGTCGATCGCCGGGGCGACGATCTCGATCCCGTAGACCCGCGCCGCCCGGCGGGCCAGCGCCAGCGAGAACGTGCCCACCCCGCAATAGAGGTCGAAGACGGTTTCGTCTCCGTGCAGGTCTGCGTCTGCCTCCACCACGCCGACGAGGTGCTCGGCCTGCGCGGTGTTGGTCTGGAAGAACGTTTCGAGGCCGATGCGGAACGTCAGGCCGGAGAGCACCTCGCGGATGTAAGGCTGTCCGGCGACGATCGTGACGTCGGTGAGCGGCACGCCGTCGGACGGTCCGGCGTTGACCCCGTGCGCGACGCTTGCGATCTCCGGCACGACGGCCAGCAGCCGGTCCGCGAGGCCTCGCAGTCCCGGCACCTCACGCGCGGTCGTGACGAGGGCGACCATCACCTCGCCGGTGCCCTTGGCCTCGCGGATCACGACCTGCCGCAGCATGCCCGTGCGGCTGCGCGGATCATAGCTCGACAGTCCCGACGTCCGTGCGAACGCGTCGACTTCCGAGAGAACGATATTGGCGCGCGGGGACTCGAGGTAGCATGTTTCGATGGGGACGATCTTGTCGAACGCGCCGCGCCGGTGCAGGCCCAGGCCGTCGGGATGAAACGAGAACTCCATCTTGTTGCGGTAGTACCACGGCGCCGCCATGCGGACGATCGGTCGCACCTCGACGTCGCGAAGCCCCCCGAGATGGGCGAGGCTTTCCCGCACAATCGCCTCTTTGGCCGCGGCCTGGGCGTCGTAGGTGACGTGCTGCCAGATGCACCCGCCGCACGGCCCGAAGTGCGGACAGGGCGCCGCCGTGCGGACGGGCGACGGGGATTCGATGCCGAGGAGGTCGGCCTCGCCGAAGCCGGCCTTCACCCGCCACAGCCGCGCGCGCACCCGATCGCCGGGCGCCGTATCCGGGACGAAGACGACGAAGCCGTCGAGCCGGCCCACGCCGCGGCCGCCGTAGGCGAGCCGGTCGATCGTGAGGGTGATCTCGTCGCCGCGGCGGGGCCGCGTCGCTGCCACAACCATCGCGAGCCATCATAGCAGACGCGCGAAGGGGATATAGGTAAGTGCATGGGCACCGGTCCGTTGCGCGGGCCCCGTGCGCGCACCCGGAGAAGGACCGGTCGGAGGTGAGGCCGCGTGGCGACACGACGCCGCACGGCGGTGGTGTGCGTGGTCGCGACGGCGATGCTGCTGGCGGCGGGCGCGGGAGGCTCGTCCGCCGCGGGGAAGCTCGGCGGGACCGTGAGCGTCCTCGGCACCTGGGGCGGGTCGGAGCTCGACAGCTTCAACGCCATGGTGAAGCCTTTCGAAGACCGCACGGGCGCGCACGTCGAGTTCCAGGGCACGCGGGATCTCAGCGCGGTCCTGCAGACTCGCGTCCAGGGCGGCAATCCGCCCGACGTGGCCGGGCTGCCGAACCCGGGCGCGCTTCCCGCCCTCGTGCGGTCCCACGCGCTCAAGCCGCTCGGCCGCGTCCTCGACATGACGCGCCTCGCGCGGGAGTATCCGGCGACGTGGCGCGACATCGGCCGGGTCGGCGGTGAACCCTACGCGATCGTCGTCAAGACGGCCCTCAAGGGGCTCGTCTGGTACGACCCCAAGACGCTTGCGGCCGAGCACGTCGCATTGCCGCAGACGTGGGCGGACATGCTCGCGATCACCGACCGGCTGGCCGGCCGTGGCACGAGCGCGTGGTGCCTCGGCCTCGGCAGCGGCGCGACGAGCGGCTGGCCGGCCACGGACTGGATCGACATGCTGCTGCTCCGCGCGGCCGGTCCGGCGGCGCACGACGCGTGGGTGCAGCACAAGATCACGTGGGACGCGGCGCCGGTGCGGCAGGCGTGGGAGCAGTTCGGGCGCATCGCCGCGAACCCGAAGTACGTTTACGGCGGCCCGCAGGCCGTGCTCGCGACCGATTTTGGCGAAGCGCCGTTCCCGATGTTCGCCAAACCGCCGCGCTGTCTGTTCCACCTCCAGGCGACGTTCATCGAGGACATCATTCAGAAGCAGTTTTCGTGGATCCGTCCCGGCGCCGACCTCGCGTTCGTGCCGATGCCGCGGATCGCGCCGCCGTACGCCGGGGTCGCGCAGATCGCGGGCGACGTGTTCGGCATGTTCCACGACACGCCGCAGGCGCGGGCGCTCATGCGGTACCTCGTGTCCGCGGAGGCCCAGGCGATTTGGGTGAAGCGGGGCGGAGCGCTGTCGCCGAACAAGAGCGTGCCGTTCGACGCCTACCCGGACGTGCTCAGCCGCCGGGCGGCGGAGCTCCTGGTGCGCGCGCCCGCGGCCCGCTTCGGCGCGGGCGACATGATGCCGCCGGAGATGACGGCGGCGTTCTATAAAGGGACGCTCGACTACGTCGCCCATCCGGATCAGCTGCGGGCAATCCTGGCACATCTCGAAGCCGTCGCGCGGGACGCCTACAAGTAGCCGGTGGGCACGCTGCTGCTCGCCGCGATCGCGCTGGCCGGCGCCCCGGCCGCGTCGGTAGCCTACATCCTGGCCGCCGAACTCGTGCTCGGCCGGCTGCCGGTCCGTTCGCGGCGGGCCCTGCGTCCGTGGGTCTGGCTGGCGCCGGCGCTGGTGTTCGTCGCCGTCTTTCTCGTCTACCCGACGCTCGACACGGTCGTGCTGAGCGTGCGCGACGCGACCGGCGCCGCGTGGATCGGGCTCGCCAACTACGTCTACGCGTTCGAGAGCCGAGAGGCGCTGATCGCGCTGCGCAACACCGTCGTCTGGCTGGTTCTCTTCACCGGCGTGGTCGTGGCGGGGGGCCTCGGGATCGCCGCGCTGGCGGAGCGCGTGCGATACGACGCCGCGGTGCGGGGCATCGTGTTCCTGCCGATGGCGCTGTCGTTCACGGCGGCGGGGGTGATCTGGAAGTTCGTCTATGAGTTCCGCCCGGCCGGCGCGCCGCAGATCGGCCTCATGAACGCGGCGCTCGGCGCCCTGCTGCCCGGCTTCGAGCCGCGGGCGTGGCTGGTCGGCGCCCCCTGGAACACGCTGTGTCTCATCGCCGTCGGCGTGTGGACCTGGGTCGGATTCGCCACGGTCGTGTTCGCCGCCGCGCTCAAGGCCGTGCCGGCCGAAATCGTGGAGGCCGCGCGCGTCGACGGCGCCGGCGAGTGGCGCGTGTTCTTGAATATCACGCTGCCGCTTCTCGGGCCGACCACCGGCGCGGTCGCCACGGCGATGGTCATCACGGCGCTCAAGGTCTTCGACGTGGTCTACGTGATGACGAGCGGCAACTTCGACACCGACGTCCTCGCGACGCGGATGTATCATGCGCTGTTCGTGGATCAGCAACTCGGCCGGGCGGCCGCCCTGGCGGTGATCCTGCTCGCCGCGACGGTGCCGGTCATGGCGGTCAACCTCCGCCGCCTGCGTCAATGACATCTTTGCCGGCGAGTCCGCCGGAGGCGGTCCGCCGGCGCGGCGACGCCGTCCGCTGATGCGCATCCTTCGCCGCGCCCCGGTGCACCTCGTCCTCTGGCTCATCTGCGCGGTGTGGCTCGCGCCCGTCGTGGGGCTGTTCGTCAGCTCGCTCCGCCCGGCCTCAGACGTGGCCGCGAGCGGCTGGTGGACCGTGTTCCGGCACCCCGCGTTCACGCCGGCCAACTACCGCGACGTGCTCACGGCCCAGGGCCTCGGCGCCGGGTTCTTCAACAGCATGGTCATCGCGGCGCCGGCGACGGCCATCCCGCTCTTGATCGCCGCATACGCCGCCTACGCGTTCGCGTGGATGGCGTTTCCGGGACGCGGCGCCCTGTTCGCGCTCATGGTGATGCTGCTGGTCGTCCCGCTGCAGACGACGCTCGTCCCGGTGCTGCGGCTCTTCACGGCCGCCGGGCTGACGGGCACATTTCCGGCGCTGTGGCTGGCGCACACCGGGTACGGGCTGCCGCTGGCCGTGTTTCTGCTGCGGAACTTCATCGGCGGGCTGCCGCCGGACGTGCTGGACTCCGCGGCCATCGACGGCGCCGGCGCGGCGCAGACGTTCTTTCGCGTGGTGCTGCCGCTGTCGCTGCCGGCGGTCGCCTCGCTCGCGATCTTCCAATTTCTCTGGGTGTGGAACGACCTGCTCGTGGCGCTCAGCTACCTCGGCGGGCGGCCGAGCGTGGCGCCGCTCACGGTCACGATCGCCGGTCTGGTGAGCTCGCTCGGGAGCGGCTGGCACCTGCTCACGGCCGCGGCGTTCGTCTCGATGGTGCTGCCGCTCGCCGTCTTTTTCACGCTGCAGCGGTACTTCGTCCGCGGGCTCGTCGCCGGCGCCGTGAAAGACTAGCGTAGGGTAGACGGCTTGACGGCCCACCGTCCCCGGCCCATAATGTGGTTGTTTGATGGTCCGACCACTGGGCCAGATCGGACCGGCTCAGTCCGGGGGCGATCGCCATCGCGCCAAGTACCGCGTCACCCATCCAGGCCGATCTTGGTCCCGTCAGGAAGACCAAGGTCTATGCCGAGGTCGCCGCGCAGATTCAGCGCCTGATCGCCGAGGGACGTCTCAAGCCCGGCGACAAGCTTCCCCCCGAACGTGAACTGGCGGAGATTTTCGGCGTCAGCCGCAGCTCCGTCCGCGATGCGATCCGCGTGCTCGAGGTGCAGGGACTCGTCGAGCCCCGGCATGGGGACGGCACCCTCGTCCGCGAGATTCCGATCGATCGCCTCGTCCGGCCGCTCGCCGACGCGCTGACCGCCGGCAAGGACCGCCTCGCCGATCTGTTCGACATGCGCAAAATGCTCGAACCGCCGCTGGCTCGGGCCGCGGCGTTCCGGGCGACGGACGACGACGTGCGCGCGCTCGAGCAGATCGTGGAGCGCCAGACCCGGCGGGTCCGGGCCGGCGAACTCGCCCTCGAGGACGACAACGAGTTCCACTACCGCATCGCCACGGCCGCCAAGAACCAGGTCGTGCTGCGAACGATGGACGTGCTGATGGACCTGCTGCGCGACAGCCGCGCGCGCTCGCTGCAGGGTCCCGGCCGCGCCGAGAAGTCCCTCGAGGGCCATCGCCGGATACTGGACGCGATCCGCCGGCGGGATCCCGACGCCGCGGCGCAGCGCATGCGCGGGCACATCGAGGAGATCGAAGGAACGCTGTTTCCGGAGAGCC
The bacterium DNA segment above includes these coding regions:
- a CDS encoding carbohydrate ABC transporter permease, translated to MRILRRAPVHLVLWLICAVWLAPVVGLFVSSLRPASDVAASGWWTVFRHPAFTPANYRDVLTAQGLGAGFFNSMVIAAPATAIPLLIAAYAAYAFAWMAFPGRGALFALMVMLLVVPLQTTLVPVLRLFTAAGLTGTFPALWLAHTGYGLPLAVFLLRNFIGGLPPDVLDSAAIDGAGAAQTFFRVVLPLSLPAVASLAIFQFLWVWNDLLVALSYLGGRPSVAPLTVTIAGLVSSLGSGWHLLTAAAFVSMVLPLAVFFTLQRYFVRGLVAGAVKD
- a CDS encoding sugar ABC transporter permease; this translates as MGTLLLAAIALAGAPAASVAYILAAELVLGRLPVRSRRALRPWVWLAPALVFVAVFLVYPTLDTVVLSVRDATGAAWIGLANYVYAFESREALIALRNTVVWLVLFTGVVVAGGLGIAALAERVRYDAAVRGIVFLPMALSFTAAGVIWKFVYEFRPAGAPQIGLMNAALGALLPGFEPRAWLVGAPWNTLCLIAVGVWTWVGFATVVFAAALKAVPAEIVEAARVDGAGEWRVFLNITLPLLGPTTGAVATAMVITALKVFDVVYVMTSGNFDTDVLATRMYHALFVDQQLGRAAALAVILLAATVPVMAVNLRRLRQ
- a CDS encoding FadR/GntR family transcriptional regulator — protein: MQADLGPVRKTKVYAEVAAQIQRLIAEGRLKPGDKLPPERELAEIFGVSRSSVRDAIRVLEVQGLVEPRHGDGTLVREIPIDRLVRPLADALTAGKDRLADLFDMRKMLEPPLARAAAFRATDDDVRALEQIVERQTRRVRAGELALEDDNEFHYRIATAAKNQVVLRTMDVLMDLLRDSRARSLQGPGRAEKSLEGHRRILDAIRRRDPDAAAQRMRGHIEEIEGTLFPESRAAGGREAAGGPARDGTESPAGSRG